From Pseudoxanthomonas sp. YR558, the proteins below share one genomic window:
- a CDS encoding TonB-dependent receptor, whose amino-acid sequence MKQVPAAFGVFLLAAAVSASVKAQQNTPLPPQDAATEEAKAKDAVDLDQVIVTGVRAPKAVDKIPGAVTLVTKEEIAHTLLVTEDATAVLARTVPGYAEASQAMSNSGETLRGRVALRLFDGVPQGSPLRDGSRNATFTDMGIVGRVEVINGPSASEGIGAAGGIINYISAVPNKEGSEFRFLSRYSTQFKDDSAGWKLGLNYAYKQDNYDLVAGVAQIDRGMGYDADGVRLGMNTSGSVNDSVARNIFVKGGFNFGEDLEKRLQLSYSHFKIEGNGDYIQVDGCRYEPGWCEDPRPNTSERGHIFGSKAEFNDFKQVNLQYTDGDFLGGTLNLNAYWADQAMRYPPENGSDRQDPLIPPNGPDGLIWDQSEINSDKVGFRPSWVRGQLFGVDGLELRTGVDWVRDKADQRLALTNRVWVPPMEYESIAPYAQLSWDIGPVTLSGGFRREDGELSVDDYTTTWFRDRRFVEGGKLSYKENLINFGAIWRITDQWSVFAAYGEGFGLPNVGIPLRNVACPDDPNDTKPDGCPGDPPVSVDSTFRELSAVVVDNREVGVNWRGDATSFSASYYDSRSDYGTSFAIDPATNDYVLFRAPTRIKGFEFSGDWNINEDWKLSGLYSRIRGKTAFWTEDPRGRWDAGGLNKPMGALDVNPDKIGLTVRWKFNEAGDVTLGSTTLLSRDLTGSDVREFDNASFSYEEHTKGYTLFDLGMNYRVEKWGRFSLGVENLTNKQYILSWSQVPGFRNYWAGRGRMYSFTYEYTF is encoded by the coding sequence ATGAAACAGGTACCCGCCGCGTTCGGCGTTTTCCTACTCGCCGCCGCCGTCAGCGCCAGCGTCAAGGCCCAACAGAACACGCCGCTGCCGCCGCAGGACGCGGCGACCGAAGAAGCCAAGGCCAAGGACGCCGTCGACCTGGATCAGGTGATCGTCACCGGCGTGCGCGCGCCCAAGGCCGTGGACAAGATCCCCGGCGCAGTGACGCTGGTGACCAAGGAAGAAATCGCCCACACGCTGCTGGTCACCGAAGATGCTACCGCCGTGCTGGCACGCACCGTACCAGGCTACGCCGAAGCGTCGCAGGCCATGAGCAACAGCGGCGAGACGCTGCGTGGCCGTGTTGCATTGCGCCTGTTCGATGGCGTGCCGCAGGGTTCGCCGCTGCGTGACGGCAGCCGCAACGCCACATTCACCGACATGGGCATTGTCGGCCGCGTGGAGGTGATCAACGGTCCGTCGGCCTCCGAGGGCATCGGCGCTGCGGGCGGCATCATCAACTACATCTCCGCCGTGCCGAACAAGGAAGGCAGCGAGTTCCGCTTCCTGTCGCGCTACTCCACCCAGTTCAAGGACGACAGCGCCGGTTGGAAGCTGGGCCTGAACTACGCCTATAAGCAGGACAACTACGACCTGGTCGCCGGCGTGGCGCAGATCGACCGCGGCATGGGCTACGACGCCGACGGCGTGCGCCTGGGCATGAACACCAGCGGTTCGGTCAATGATTCGGTCGCGCGCAATATCTTCGTGAAGGGCGGCTTCAACTTCGGCGAGGACCTCGAGAAGCGGCTGCAACTGAGCTACAGCCACTTCAAGATCGAAGGCAACGGCGACTACATCCAGGTGGACGGTTGCCGCTACGAGCCTGGCTGGTGCGAAGATCCGCGCCCGAACACCTCCGAGCGCGGCCACATTTTCGGCAGCAAGGCCGAGTTCAACGACTTCAAGCAGGTGAACCTGCAGTACACCGATGGCGACTTCCTCGGCGGCACGCTGAACCTCAACGCATATTGGGCCGACCAGGCGATGCGCTATCCGCCGGAAAACGGCAGTGACCGCCAGGATCCGCTGATTCCGCCGAACGGCCCGGATGGCCTCATCTGGGACCAGTCGGAGATCAATTCGGACAAGGTCGGCTTCCGACCGTCGTGGGTACGCGGCCAGCTATTCGGCGTGGACGGCCTGGAGCTGCGCACCGGCGTCGACTGGGTGCGCGACAAGGCCGACCAGCGCCTGGCGTTGACCAACCGCGTGTGGGTGCCGCCGATGGAGTACGAGAGCATTGCGCCGTATGCGCAGCTGAGCTGGGACATCGGCCCTGTGACGTTGAGCGGTGGCTTCCGCCGCGAAGACGGCGAACTGAGCGTCGATGACTACACCACCACGTGGTTCCGCGACCGCCGGTTCGTCGAAGGCGGCAAGCTGTCCTACAAGGAAAACCTGATCAACTTCGGCGCCATCTGGCGTATCACCGACCAGTGGTCCGTGTTCGCGGCATATGGCGAAGGCTTCGGCCTGCCCAACGTCGGCATTCCGCTCCGCAATGTCGCGTGCCCGGACGATCCGAACGACACCAAGCCCGACGGCTGCCCCGGTGATCCACCGGTGTCCGTGGACTCCACGTTCCGCGAGCTCTCGGCCGTGGTGGTCGACAATCGCGAAGTCGGCGTGAACTGGCGCGGGGATGCGACGTCCTTCAGTGCGTCGTACTACGACTCTCGTTCGGACTACGGCACGTCGTTCGCGATCGATCCCGCTACCAACGACTACGTCCTCTTCCGTGCACCGACCCGGATCAAGGGCTTCGAGTTCTCCGGCGACTGGAACATCAACGAAGACTGGAAGCTCTCCGGCCTGTATTCGCGCATCCGCGGCAAGACGGCGTTCTGGACCGAGGACCCGCGCGGTCGTTGGGATGCGGGTGGATTGAACAAGCCGATGGGTGCGCTGGACGTCAACCCGGACAAGATCGGCCTGACCGTGCGTTGGAAGTTCAACGAGGCCGGCGACGTCACCCTCGGCTCGACCACGCTACTGTCGCGCGACCTGACCGGCAGCGATGTCCGCGAGTTCGACAATGCGAGCTTCTCGTATGAGGAGCACACCAAGGGTTACACGCTGTTCGACCTAGGCATGAACTACCGGGTGGAGAAGTGGGGTCGCTTCTCGCTGGGCGTCGAGAACCTGACCAACAAACAGTACATCCTGAGCTGGTCGCAGGTCCCGGGCTTCCGCAACTACTGGGCGGGCCGTGGCCGCATGTACTCCTTCACCTACGAATACACGTTCTGA
- a CDS encoding LysR family transcriptional regulator translates to MDTQFLNTFVVVADRGSMAAAARVLNITPAAVAQQIRTLERELGAPLIARAGRTVSLTEEGSRILQRARDLLRDVADMRSVANDSEVSGELRLGACPTALAGMLPDILARMVDAFPQINVYIRPGYSAELYRAVENGELDAALVLQAPYNLPKTCDWQLLREEPLVVIAPARMAGRDPHELLRSEPLIRYDRNQWGGRVADDYLRRAGIVPHERFELNGLNAIAVMVDRGLGVSLVPDWAKPWPEGLDLVRIPLPMPSEPRRIGMVWSRSTVRIRLVTVLLQESRATAGQV, encoded by the coding sequence GTGGACACCCAGTTCCTGAATACCTTCGTGGTGGTGGCCGACCGGGGCTCGATGGCCGCGGCCGCGCGCGTGCTCAACATCACGCCGGCCGCCGTGGCCCAGCAGATCCGCACGCTGGAACGAGAACTCGGCGCACCGCTGATCGCCCGCGCCGGCCGCACCGTCAGCCTGACCGAGGAGGGCTCGCGCATCCTGCAGCGCGCCCGCGACCTGCTGCGCGACGTCGCCGACATGCGCAGCGTCGCCAACGACAGCGAAGTCTCCGGCGAGCTACGGCTGGGCGCTTGCCCGACCGCACTGGCCGGCATGTTGCCGGACATCCTGGCGCGGATGGTCGACGCCTTCCCGCAGATCAACGTCTACATCCGTCCCGGCTATTCGGCGGAGCTGTACCGCGCCGTGGAAAACGGCGAACTGGATGCCGCGCTGGTACTGCAAGCGCCCTACAACCTGCCCAAGACCTGCGACTGGCAGCTGCTGCGCGAAGAGCCGCTGGTGGTCATCGCGCCGGCGCGCATGGCCGGCCGCGACCCGCACGAGCTGCTGCGCAGCGAACCGTTGATCCGCTACGACCGCAACCAGTGGGGTGGGCGCGTGGCGGACGACTACCTGCGCCGCGCCGGCATCGTGCCGCACGAGCGCTTCGAACTGAACGGCCTCAACGCCATCGCCGTCATGGTGGACCGTGGCCTGGGCGTATCGCTGGTGCCGGACTGGGCCAAGCCGTGGCCTGAAGGCCTGGACCTGGTCCGCATCCCGCTGCCGATGCCCAGCGAACCGCGCCGGATCGGCATGGTGTGGTCGCGCTCGACGGTGCGCATCCGTCTGGTGACGGTGCTGCTGCAGGAAAGCCGCGCCACCGCAGGGCAGGTTTGA